A genome region from Natronosalvus rutilus includes the following:
- the rpl12p gene encoding 50S ribosomal protein P1, with product MEYVYAALILNETDEEINEDNLIAVLEAAGVEVEESRVKALVAALEDVDIDEAVSEAAAVPAAGAAAGGAAAADDEGEAEEAEETSDVPDTTDDDDDEEEEASGEGLGELFG from the coding sequence ATGGAATACGTTTACGCAGCACTCATCCTGAACGAGACCGACGAAGAGATCAACGAAGACAACCTGATCGCCGTGCTCGAGGCCGCCGGCGTCGAAGTCGAGGAGTCCCGCGTCAAGGCGCTCGTCGCCGCGCTCGAGGACGTCGACATCGACGAGGCCGTCTCCGAGGCCGCTGCGGTCCCTGCTGCCGGCGCTGCCGCCGGCGGTGCGGCCGCCGCCGACGACGAGGGCGAGGCCGAGGAAGCCGAAGAGACCAGCGACGTCCCGGACACGACGGACGACGACGATGACGAGGAAGAGGAGGCCAGCGGCGAGGGCCTCGGCGAACTCTTCGGCTAA
- a CDS encoding tyrosine-type recombinase/integrase, whose product MAQTPRDRLNHEKDIVDEMFDDGELDTETRDALLEWADALDKTTTRRKYIDDKGTIKTLEPRSIENYLQAMRLCEQRGLDLLACTAEEFNEFIDRMHDERGLAKTTLMRYQAAAQTFYRYHDFGVFPDDIDSYTERSKPRHDEQDMFTDAEVDALREACKGYRDRALLELLVYTGQRLTALRTLRMKDVDYAQGYIYLNDEVDGLKGARKRGRKRPMFGARKYVREWKQNHPHKGKPEKPFFIGDPDHWKTKMDEPWSEPGVRNHLKRIAERAGVEKPVNPHNFRHYWVTVMKREYSLDSDTLRALMGVAKDSTVLETTYAHVTNDDYVRKAEAQLGYRDENEAQSLTPDSCPTCGELLEDHWRRCPACDELFAPTLKNVENELAETRDEVIDEAVGGDRDFTADERRALRKVLTAIDDPVAIADKLDSGDI is encoded by the coding sequence ATGGCCCAAACGCCCCGTGACCGACTGAATCATGAAAAGGACATCGTCGACGAGATGTTCGACGATGGCGAGCTCGATACAGAAACGAGAGATGCGCTGCTCGAATGGGCCGACGCTCTCGATAAAACGACTACACGACGGAAGTATATCGACGACAAGGGCACCATCAAAACGCTCGAGCCCCGGTCGATCGAGAACTACCTTCAAGCGATGCGCCTCTGTGAACAGCGTGGTCTCGATCTGCTGGCGTGTACGGCTGAGGAGTTCAACGAGTTCATCGACCGGATGCATGACGAGAGAGGGCTTGCAAAGACCACGCTGATGCGCTACCAGGCGGCTGCACAGACCTTCTACCGATATCACGACTTCGGCGTGTTTCCTGACGATATCGACTCCTATACAGAGCGTTCGAAGCCGCGCCACGACGAACAGGATATGTTCACTGACGCGGAGGTCGACGCACTTCGCGAAGCCTGTAAGGGCTACCGTGATCGTGCATTGCTCGAACTGTTGGTCTACACTGGCCAGCGGCTCACAGCCCTGCGGACACTTCGTATGAAAGACGTCGACTATGCGCAGGGGTACATCTACTTGAACGACGAGGTAGATGGACTGAAAGGCGCGCGAAAGCGCGGGCGAAAGCGGCCGATGTTCGGCGCTCGAAAGTACGTCCGAGAGTGGAAACAGAACCACCCTCACAAGGGCAAACCCGAGAAGCCCTTTTTCATCGGCGATCCGGATCATTGGAAAACCAAGATGGACGAACCGTGGAGCGAACCGGGTGTCCGCAACCACCTCAAGCGGATCGCTGAACGAGCAGGTGTTGAAAAGCCGGTGAACCCCCACAATTTCCGTCACTACTGGGTGACGGTGATGAAACGAGAGTACAGCCTGGACTCGGATACGCTTCGGGCACTGATGGGTGTCGCCAAAGACAGCACCGTTCTCGAGACGACGTACGCGCACGTGACGAACGACGATTACGTTCGCAAAGCCGAGGCGCAACTGGGGTACAGAGACGAGAACGAAGCTCAATCGCTCACCCCCGATAGCTGTCCGACCTGTGGGGAGTTGCTCGAGGATCACTGGCGTCGATGTCCGGCCTGTGACGAACTGTTCGCGCCGACACTCAAGAACGTCGAGAACGAGTTGGCCGAAACGCGAGATGAAGTGATCGACGAGGCTGTGGGTGGCGATCGGGATTTCACTGCCGACGAGCGTCGGGCGTTGCGGAAGGTGTTGACGGCGATCGATGATCCAGTCGCTATCGCTGACAAACTCGACTCCGGGGACATCTGA
- a CDS encoding Cdc6/Cdc18 family protein, protein MIVTDRLVRNREVLEDDTQPEDVLHRDGETDHLISLLSPLTAGGSASGAFIYGPPGTGKTVTARQIFDELHEEADVATAEVDCWSDHSRRRALLAILNGLDDATAINAENAAPGDLLHRIRNAVDGPAVVMFDEADQLEDFTVLRDVYQLPDVTMLLIANKEHSVFGNLEPGLHSRIGTMHRIKFDPYHDEQLVEILRERVRVGVHDGVVDDDHLEEIADAAARDARVAINILRVSLDLATAREEESLSEAIIDDAIPIAQRDIAKARVSAVTREQRQLLEALLEIEPAKIGEIYEVYEAEIGDKTKRTIGNWLRDKFPQYNLVQKDSSASPTEFELTQAARDVLK, encoded by the coding sequence ATGATCGTCACAGACAGGTTGGTTCGCAACCGGGAGGTCCTCGAGGACGATACCCAGCCGGAGGACGTCCTCCACCGCGATGGCGAAACCGACCATCTCATCTCGCTGTTGTCGCCGCTCACCGCCGGCGGCAGCGCCTCGGGTGCGTTCATCTACGGCCCGCCAGGAACGGGCAAGACCGTCACCGCCCGCCAGATTTTCGATGAACTACACGAGGAAGCCGACGTCGCGACCGCCGAAGTCGACTGCTGGTCGGATCACTCTCGGCGCCGAGCGCTATTGGCGATCCTCAACGGGCTCGACGACGCGACAGCGATCAACGCCGAGAACGCTGCCCCAGGCGATCTTCTCCACCGGATTCGGAACGCCGTCGACGGACCCGCCGTCGTCATGTTCGATGAGGCCGACCAACTCGAGGATTTCACCGTGTTGAGGGACGTCTACCAGTTACCCGATGTCACCATGCTCTTGATCGCCAACAAAGAGCACTCCGTGTTCGGGAATCTCGAGCCGGGCCTGCACTCCCGGATCGGCACAATGCATCGGATCAAATTCGATCCGTATCACGACGAGCAACTGGTGGAAATCCTTCGCGAGCGCGTCCGCGTCGGTGTCCACGATGGTGTCGTCGACGACGACCACCTGGAGGAGATCGCCGACGCCGCAGCTCGCGACGCGCGGGTAGCGATCAATATTCTCCGGGTGTCTCTGGATCTGGCGACCGCTCGCGAAGAGGAGTCGCTCTCGGAGGCGATCATCGACGACGCCATCCCGATCGCCCAGCGAGATATCGCGAAGGCGCGGGTTAGCGCGGTCACGCGTGAGCAACGCCAGTTGCTCGAGGCGCTCCTCGAGATCGAGCCGGCGAAGATTGGTGAGATTTACGAGGTCTACGAGGCAGAGATCGGGGATAAAACCAAGCGGACGATCGGTAACTGGCTCCGGGATAAGTTCCCGCAGTACAATCTGGTTCAGAAGGATTCGTCCGCGAGTCCGACCGAGTTCGAGCTCACCCAGGCTGCGCGAGACGTGCTCAAGTAG
- a CDS encoding ArnT family glycosyltransferase, whose product MDNSISKDRLLSPHLAIVIGGIAVRIIFWLLYPPIWKSYSVFIPLRGSALSYMAGFQSYHPLRMPFYDVAAAVFFLPTEGLLGIKAVTLFSLIVSCVGVVAFNLGARKLFSDRIGLYATVMFAFYPKFVIMTARGIPEAAAISIIGCMFYPLAIGFETGRSRYFLVSGVAALFAYLMYMPAVLVGIVTTLYLYVRHQNETTGFLPELKTAAFALPSFIVGVLYLIYGPLSVALSATTGSAIGFGSRPLFINSYGVIEKSVRYVGYTFIDFWWHQRGWDAENHIFERIGSIADLLGILFIPAAIFWISVVVMLTGLVFAGIAALYRQKTPETLWLFSWLIVFVILYNGKNIGWVGAFMTRQVSPILPAICIVFGVGAATLYDRYSGRLSNFQSSQGPFSVPKTLSVFFVCCLFLSLLAVGGVHGSFTASDASDTQNEIREVRQAVGPDDQIGVVDSYSYYRTVLYSNGELWPTVFLTPEELEQDTLYFSSLADIQSQEDMDRSGVRYVYILKKCDGFDSNQQALIDSAPAIEFEHEIQSTGCNTKSVLLDMDSDSTE is encoded by the coding sequence ATGGATAATTCGATTTCTAAGGATCGATTGTTGTCTCCCCACTTGGCGATCGTGATAGGCGGGATTGCTGTTCGAATAATATTTTGGCTCCTTTACCCGCCTATTTGGAAGTCATACTCCGTCTTCATCCCACTACGTGGTTCCGCATTGTCGTACATGGCTGGGTTTCAGAGCTATCACCCGCTCCGAATGCCCTTCTATGACGTCGCAGCTGCTGTGTTTTTCCTACCTACAGAGGGGCTACTTGGTATAAAAGCAGTTACTCTATTCTCGTTGATCGTGTCATGTGTGGGGGTTGTGGCTTTCAATCTGGGTGCAAGAAAGCTATTCTCTGACAGGATTGGTCTGTATGCCACTGTTATGTTCGCCTTCTATCCTAAATTCGTGATAATGACGGCCAGAGGTATTCCAGAAGCAGCCGCAATCAGTATTATTGGCTGTATGTTCTACCCGCTGGCTATAGGGTTCGAGACGGGGCGTTCTCGCTATTTTCTGGTTTCAGGGGTAGCCGCTCTCTTTGCATATCTCATGTATATGCCTGCCGTTCTAGTTGGGATCGTCACGACATTATATCTGTATGTCCGGCATCAGAACGAGACCACAGGCTTTCTGCCGGAATTGAAAACAGCAGCATTCGCCCTCCCTTCTTTTATTGTCGGCGTTTTATATTTGATATACGGCCCCCTTAGTGTAGCACTCTCAGCCACAACTGGGTCTGCAATCGGGTTTGGAAGTCGACCGCTTTTCATTAACTCCTATGGTGTGATTGAGAAAAGCGTCAGGTATGTTGGATACACGTTTATCGATTTTTGGTGGCACCAACGCGGATGGGATGCAGAGAATCACATTTTTGAGCGTATCGGGTCGATTGCTGATCTTCTCGGAATACTCTTCATCCCTGCCGCTATTTTCTGGATTTCAGTCGTTGTGATGCTTACTGGTTTGGTGTTCGCTGGAATCGCGGCGCTATACCGTCAGAAAACCCCTGAGACACTCTGGTTGTTTAGCTGGTTAATCGTTTTCGTAATCCTCTACAACGGCAAGAATATTGGTTGGGTCGGCGCTTTTATGACACGACAAGTATCACCGATTCTCCCAGCAATATGTATTGTCTTTGGGGTTGGAGCAGCAACACTATATGATCGATACTCGGGACGACTCTCTAATTTCCAATCCAGTCAGGGACCCTTTAGCGTGCCAAAGACCCTCTCGGTGTTTTTCGTTTGTTGCCTCTTTTTGAGTCTGCTAGCTGTAGGCGGGGTTCATGGATCGTTCACTGCTAGTGACGCATCCGATACACAAAACGAAATACGAGAAGTGCGTCAAGCAGTCGGACCTGATGACCAAATTGGTGTCGTTGACTCCTATAGCTATTATAGAACAGTGTTATACTCAAATGGCGAGCTCTGGCCGACAGTTTTTCTGACTCCTGAAGAATTAGAACAGGATACCTTGTACTTCAGCTCGCTAGCTGATATTCAATCTCAGGAGGACATGGATCGGTCGGGCGTGAGATACGTGTATATTTTAAAAAAGTGCGATGGTTTCGACTCCAATCAGCAGGCACTAATTGATAGCGCACCTGCTATTGAATTCGAACACGAGATACAGAGCACTGGATGCAATACCAAATCTGTTCTCTTAGATATGGATTCAGACAGTACAGAATAG
- a CDS encoding GtrA family protein, with amino-acid sequence MELAKNIHSIASAPRFNQFLSVGVAGAIIDNVALLAFVEFISLEPLLSKVIAAEIAIIIMFLINDKWTFSDFGSDNMWSLFRRFAKSNVVRSGGVGVALLTLFVLHNILGVWYLAANIVGIGGGFFVNYCAESLFTWRVQQ; translated from the coding sequence ATGGAACTCGCTAAAAACATTCATTCAATCGCGTCAGCTCCACGGTTCAATCAATTCCTCAGTGTTGGTGTGGCGGGTGCTATCATTGACAATGTCGCTCTCCTAGCTTTTGTTGAGTTCATTTCGCTTGAGCCCCTCTTATCAAAGGTGATTGCTGCTGAGATCGCAATTATTATAATGTTCTTAATAAATGACAAATGGACTTTCTCGGATTTTGGCTCCGATAACATGTGGTCACTCTTCCGGCGATTTGCCAAATCGAACGTCGTAAGAAGCGGCGGCGTGGGAGTAGCTCTGTTGACCCTATTCGTTCTTCATAATATTCTCGGAGTTTGGTATTTGGCCGCCAATATAGTCGGAATAGGTGGGGGATTTTTCGTCAACTACTGTGCTGAGAGCCTCTTTACCTGGCGCGTCCAACAATGA
- a CDS encoding glycosyltransferase gives MATIGIVIPAFRPDPDRLVDYIKKIREGITVDEIRVELDDPKSESVVEQISQESVSVATSSTRRGKGMAITSGFEELTTDIMMFLDADGSTPVKSVRKILDPIRRGITDISVGSRRHPESNITSHQTTVRRYLGDFFALAAGVALPVKLNDYQCGAKAITSSAWKQIRNHLYEDKFAWDIEMLSVASSFDLKISEIPITWNDYPGSTVDPFSTVFDFARALLTIRHRSLRIKGHPIHSALPQSNHRPLLSDD, from the coding sequence ATGGCTACGATAGGTATTGTGATTCCGGCTTTTCGACCAGATCCTGATAGGCTTGTAGATTACATTAAAAAAATTCGGGAAGGTATCACGGTTGACGAGATACGGGTAGAGCTCGATGATCCGAAGTCTGAGAGCGTGGTTGAGCAGATCAGTCAAGAGAGTGTATCAGTCGCCACATCATCTACACGGCGTGGGAAAGGGATGGCCATTACTTCTGGGTTTGAAGAGCTAACCACGGATATAATGATGTTCCTTGATGCTGATGGATCAACACCAGTCAAATCCGTTCGAAAAATCTTAGATCCTATTCGTCGGGGAATTACTGACATTAGTGTTGGTTCTCGTCGCCATCCAGAGTCTAACATAACGAGTCATCAAACCACAGTACGCCGGTATCTCGGAGATTTTTTTGCACTCGCTGCCGGGGTTGCACTCCCGGTGAAATTAAATGATTACCAATGCGGGGCAAAAGCGATTACATCTTCCGCATGGAAACAGATTCGAAATCACCTTTACGAGGATAAATTCGCGTGGGATATTGAAATGCTATCTGTAGCCAGTTCATTTGATCTCAAGATATCCGAAATCCCCATCACCTGGAACGATTATCCTGGATCGACAGTAGATCCGTTTAGCACTGTGTTCGATTTTGCTCGAGCATTATTGACAATTCGTCATCGGTCTTTGAGAATAAAGGGTCATCCGATTCATTCAGCCCTTCCACAAAGCAACCATAGACCTCTTCTGAGTGACGATTAA
- a CDS encoding glycosyltransferase family 4 protein — MEAYLDSLPDREEGISSFDVLVDQDLEMPAWILEDERFSVCRYEIGSPSGTDIIKACMSAVKAYIQDHDPKEVRQITQPRWHAPGVLLGSRGESVRACTRVSQSNFTEYGQSSGVSQAKDYLVNNIIGKSVFLADRVYTPLYGGVKIPWWSSAALIEEPRIASPGRFNPDVDAIDSVFVQESRRVLTVGRISYKKGVDLVLDAAELLPDWEFVLVGPARDDDLVDRAARLPNVFHHGSVDYVEMPRYYAACDVLLAPSRVEWGGISRSMLEAIASDRDVIALDLGDANQIAMTVTDSATEIAQCLRDIPIETEEPMPETQAQI; from the coding sequence ATGGAAGCCTATCTCGATTCGTTACCCGACCGGGAAGAAGGGATATCCTCATTCGATGTTTTAGTCGACCAGGACCTCGAGATGCCAGCATGGATCCTCGAGGATGAACGGTTTTCCGTCTGCCGGTATGAGATCGGTTCGCCATCAGGAACCGACATTATCAAAGCCTGTATGAGTGCTGTCAAAGCATACATTCAGGATCACGATCCAAAAGAAGTGCGACAGATTACACAGCCTCGTTGGCATGCCCCAGGCGTCCTTTTGGGTTCACGTGGAGAATCTGTTCGAGCGTGTACGAGAGTCTCCCAGTCGAATTTTACTGAGTACGGACAGTCTAGCGGGGTTTCTCAGGCCAAAGACTATCTCGTGAACAACATTATCGGCAAGAGTGTCTTTCTTGCAGATAGGGTTTACACTCCGCTGTACGGTGGAGTAAAGATTCCCTGGTGGTCGAGTGCAGCGCTAATTGAAGAGCCTCGAATCGCGTCACCTGGCCGATTCAATCCTGATGTCGACGCTATCGACTCGGTTTTCGTCCAGGAATCGAGACGTGTCCTCACCGTTGGTCGAATTAGCTATAAGAAGGGAGTTGATCTCGTCTTAGATGCCGCTGAACTGCTCCCTGACTGGGAATTCGTGCTCGTCGGTCCGGCTCGAGACGATGACCTCGTTGATCGAGCAGCCCGCCTCCCGAATGTTTTTCACCACGGATCAGTCGACTACGTCGAGATGCCCAGATACTACGCTGCCTGTGACGTACTTCTTGCACCATCACGCGTCGAGTGGGGTGGGATTTCCCGTTCAATGCTCGAGGCCATCGCCAGTGACCGGGATGTCATTGCATTAGATCTGGGTGACGCCAACCAGATCGCGATGACTGTCACCGATTCAGCTACTGAGATTGCACAGTGTCTGAGGGATATTCCAATCGAGACCGAAGAGCCTATGCCTGAGACCCAGGCACAGATATAA
- a CDS encoding S8 family serine peptidase gives MKRRGFLQAIGTLAVMPAQYVPLLSSPFGSDTLTASALELGSLWRPKLTSDDLPTFGSAGDLAWAVHYETDADLESLEAWISQVDGVVDLTHIEALNTEIIRAPTSLMGVHFLDRALGRGLASKSYVTRIEPIVGFERPEPLDLIPDQSEFDTPDYLDRRGNNYPLDGIAFETRPTTIEVARKSLGVNRATIPDDTEPVSIGVVDSGANVVDGRVFGRGQRGSPIRIAKGAHFTDTGRSEITVSEGMVTAENTTETDWRNAESFEGLVIQGFEENSSLVLSLDEITVSVATDTEWSNGTLTDTVVTNGTLELATDAEGNYLTSGTYESEWHDLGEEASPSNFTSIETLNSQTITYEFRSADDATGTNATAWQTDITALPNTQFLQVRITLETTDTTTTPTVDDYTSTATATADATYVGDTHYLRSIDSGSATLENVADVMATLTLEGRPDSETAWETIDEVTASGSGEHAFDLSTAGADLEQWRVSMTVTPDVPESATLELQAEQVTSPVQVQNGESDWDPIKDGNDHGTWCLSAMAADPGDDAYTGLTNGTDPELVVARALDVDGSGSTAAITNAIVWCTDQGVDVLNLSLGSYVYSETLADAIEYFYENGGSAVVAAAGNDRQVTRTVNTPASLESVIAANATTNSPPSEARVSNFGNVGPSDGVADLSDGKTHGVSVDVAAPGMKLEALLATTGSTRTRRSELSGTSMASPLVAALVAILLAAEPSLKGDHEAVRERLLESCEPIPKAGETEVGAGMPQLDRLLEGDPPDETQVDVQTSAADSRDTVNRILSGNP, from the coding sequence ATGAAACGACGAGGCTTTTTACAGGCGATTGGCACGCTGGCGGTGATGCCGGCGCAGTACGTACCGTTGCTGTCGTCGCCGTTCGGTAGCGACACACTCACCGCGAGTGCCCTCGAACTGGGATCGCTCTGGCGGCCGAAGCTTACCAGTGACGACCTGCCGACGTTCGGGTCGGCCGGCGATCTCGCGTGGGCGGTCCACTACGAGACTGACGCCGACCTCGAATCACTCGAGGCCTGGATTTCCCAGGTCGATGGAGTTGTCGACCTTACACATATTGAGGCGCTGAACACGGAGATAATTCGTGCGCCGACCTCGTTGATGGGTGTCCACTTCCTCGATCGAGCACTCGGCCGAGGATTGGCCTCGAAAAGCTACGTCACGCGGATCGAGCCCATCGTCGGGTTCGAACGGCCGGAGCCACTCGATCTCATTCCAGACCAATCGGAGTTTGATACGCCGGACTATCTCGATCGACGGGGGAACAACTACCCTCTCGATGGGATCGCCTTCGAAACTCGACCGACGACGATCGAGGTTGCCCGTAAGAGCCTCGGCGTCAATCGGGCTACTATCCCTGACGACACCGAACCGGTCTCGATCGGGGTCGTAGACTCGGGAGCGAACGTCGTTGACGGTCGGGTGTTCGGACGCGGCCAGCGTGGTTCTCCGATCCGGATCGCAAAGGGCGCTCACTTCACGGACACCGGCCGCTCCGAGATCACCGTTTCTGAAGGGATGGTGACCGCTGAAAACACCACAGAAACCGACTGGAGAAACGCAGAATCCTTCGAAGGGCTGGTTATCCAGGGATTCGAAGAGAACTCAAGCCTCGTTCTGTCACTTGACGAGATTACGGTGAGCGTTGCGACCGATACCGAGTGGTCGAATGGGACACTGACTGATACAGTCGTCACCAATGGGACACTCGAGTTAGCCACCGACGCGGAAGGGAACTACCTCACCAGTGGGACCTACGAATCCGAGTGGCACGACCTCGGCGAAGAGGCTTCCCCGTCGAATTTCACCAGTATCGAGACGCTCAACTCTCAAACGATCACCTACGAATTCCGAAGTGCCGACGACGCGACCGGAACGAACGCGACCGCGTGGCAGACGGACATTACGGCGCTTCCGAACACGCAGTTCCTCCAGGTACGGATCACTCTCGAGACCACCGATACCACGACAACGCCGACGGTCGATGACTACACATCAACGGCCACGGCAACCGCTGATGCCACTTATGTCGGTGACACGCACTATCTACGATCCATCGATTCTGGCTCAGCAACGCTCGAGAACGTGGCTGACGTGATGGCGACACTCACACTCGAGGGGAGACCGGATAGCGAGACCGCATGGGAAACGATCGACGAGGTAACGGCCTCAGGTAGTGGTGAACACGCGTTCGACCTCAGCACGGCTGGGGCCGATCTCGAGCAGTGGCGTGTGTCGATGACGGTGACGCCTGACGTACCCGAGAGCGCCACACTCGAGCTCCAGGCCGAACAGGTCACTTCTCCTGTCCAGGTTCAAAACGGTGAATCGGACTGGGACCCGATCAAGGACGGCAACGATCACGGGACGTGGTGTCTGTCGGCGATGGCCGCTGATCCCGGTGACGATGCTTACACCGGCCTCACGAACGGCACCGATCCGGAACTCGTCGTCGCCAGAGCCCTCGATGTCGATGGGAGTGGCTCGACGGCGGCGATAACGAACGCGATCGTCTGGTGTACCGACCAGGGTGTCGACGTACTCAACCTCTCGCTGGGATCGTACGTCTACAGCGAGACACTCGCAGACGCCATCGAATACTTCTACGAGAACGGCGGGAGCGCCGTCGTGGCGGCCGCCGGAAACGATCGACAGGTAACCCGGACGGTCAACACGCCCGCTTCTCTCGAGTCGGTGATCGCCGCCAACGCGACGACGAACTCGCCACCGAGTGAAGCGCGTGTTTCGAACTTCGGAAACGTCGGCCCTTCTGATGGTGTGGCTGACCTTTCGGACGGGAAGACGCACGGTGTCTCCGTCGACGTGGCCGCGCCGGGGATGAAACTCGAGGCGTTACTCGCGACGACTGGCTCGACTCGGACCCGCCGGTCAGAACTCTCGGGGACCAGTATGGCGTCTCCGCTGGTCGCGGCTCTGGTCGCGATACTACTGGCCGCCGAACCATCACTCAAAGGTGACCACGAGGCTGTTCGAGAACGCCTTCTCGAGAGTTGTGAACCTATCCCGAAAGCCGGCGAGACGGAGGTCGGTGCGGGAATGCCACAACTCGATCGTTTGCTCGAGGGCGACCCGCCCGATGAAACCCAGGTCGACGTCCAAACGTCGGCAGCAGACTCGAGAGATACAGTCAACCGAATTTTGAGCGGCAATCCATAG